Proteins from one Methanosphaera cuniculi genomic window:
- a CDS encoding gamma carbonic anhydrase family protein yields MKNVKIFEGAQVIGDVKLGENVSVWHNAVIRADHEPITIGDNSNVQDNCVLHVSKNKPVKIGKNVSIGHNTTVHGCTIDDDVLIGMGSTILNGAHIPKNCLVGAGSLVTENKTFPEKSLIIGSPAKAVRELKDEEIASIRENADEYVHLAFEEYE; encoded by the coding sequence ATGAAAAATGTAAAAATATTTGAAGGAGCACAAGTAATTGGAGATGTAAAACTAGGTGAAAATGTATCAGTATGGCATAATGCTGTAATACGAGCAGATCATGAACCAATCACAATAGGAGATAATTCTAATGTACAAGATAACTGTGTATTACACGTAAGTAAAAATAAACCTGTAAAAATAGGAAAAAATGTATCAATTGGACATAATACAACAGTACATGGATGTACTATAGATGATGATGTGCTAATAGGAATGGGATCAACAATACTAAATGGTGCACATATACCTAAAAACTGCCTTGTAGGAGCAGGATCACTAGTAACTGAAAATAAAACATTTCCAGAAAAATCCCTAATTATAGGATCACCAGCAAAAGCAGTACGTGAACTAAAAGATGAAGAAATAGCAAGTATACGTGAAAATGCAGATGAATATGTACACTTAGCATTTGAAGAATATGAATAA
- a CDS encoding PH domain-containing protein, whose protein sequence is MMPQPNHSSSNEKNIVNGGSGNILYETKPNLLTYPDNFISKIIVVFLLAFFFVPILSVVAEVQLILINTFGVDIPQLTSFCELILILIILFVIIKIALDVIDRNHTTYTLTSRYIIINRGIFRHEKLTMSYDKIQDLEIQQSVLERLLNVGDIIIYGGHDNSKIILDDTPNAKYVVDLIIQQQDEYNIPEYQQKRQYPPRMNYNPNEYQDNYNPNEYQDNEYQDSYNPNEYQQPQKYNQRHNQYPQQYNNQREYEQPRNYRQQPQRQNRDDDNYFYYNEEQQYDRNPRNSNYFNDKDNSFKKRHNNKKSKKNKKQYNDNIIKKHEQMFKKYNQDDE, encoded by the coding sequence TCCTGATAATTTTATTTCTAAAATTATTGTAGTATTTCTTCTTGCATTTTTCTTTGTTCCAATTTTATCAGTTGTAGCAGAAGTACAATTAATATTAATAAATACTTTTGGAGTTGATATTCCCCAGCTTACATCATTTTGTGAGCTTATATTAATTTTAATTATTTTATTTGTAATTATTAAAATTGCACTTGATGTAATTGATCGTAATCATACAACATATACTCTTACAAGTCGTTATATTATTATTAATAGGGGAATTTTCAGACATGAAAAACTTACAATGTCATATGATAAAATTCAGGATTTAGAAATTCAACAATCAGTTCTTGAAAGACTTCTTAATGTTGGTGATATTATAATATATGGTGGTCATGATAATTCAAAAATAATTCTTGATGATACACCAAATGCTAAATATGTAGTAGATCTTATAATACAACAACAAGATGAGTATAATATTCCAGAATATCAACAAAAAAGGCAATACCCACCACGAATGAATTATAATCCTAATGAATACCAAGATAATTATAATCCAAACGAGTATCAAGATAACGAGTATCAAGATAGTTATAATCCAAATGAGTATCAACAACCACAAAAATATAATCAAAGACATAATCAATATCCACAACAATATAATAATCAAAGAGAATATGAACAACCAAGAAATTACAGACAACAACCTCAAAGACAAAATAGAGATGATGATAACTACTTCTATTATAATGAAGAGCAACAATATGATAGAAATCCAAGAAACTCTAATTACTTTAATGATAAAGATAATTCATTTAAAAAACGACATAATAATAAAAAATCTAAGAAAAATAAAAAACAATATAATGATAATATTATCAAAAAACATGAGCAAATGTTTAAAAAATACAACCAAGATGATGAATAA